From Microcoleus sp. bin38.metabat.b11b12b14.051, one genomic window encodes:
- a CDS encoding PD-(D/E)XK nuclease family protein: MFRLSQTQLKIFEECPRKFQHSYLELLATTTSPEHQEKLAWGSRFHLLMQQRELGLAIESITQQDPEIGRCVSALISAAPEIFATSENSDQIFRQAEHLRTLIVQDYLFTSIYDLLIAEPNTAQILDWKTYPRPQKSKRIAESWQTRLYLYVLVETSDYSPEQVSMTYWFVQLRGEEPPQKLTFSYSQAEHDRTKQDLTSLLHKLSNWRHCYSEGGDFLPQVDISANLCDSCQFATRCNRTLETTAYSPNFPPQTPANWLPNLAIIDEISI, translated from the coding sequence ATGTTCCGACTCTCCCAAACTCAACTCAAAATCTTCGAGGAATGTCCCCGCAAATTCCAACACAGCTATCTAGAACTGCTCGCCACCACCACCTCGCCAGAACACCAAGAAAAACTCGCCTGGGGAAGCCGATTTCACCTGTTGATGCAGCAGCGAGAGCTCGGATTGGCGATCGAATCTATCACCCAACAAGACCCGGAAATAGGACGCTGTGTCTCAGCCTTGATCTCGGCCGCACCCGAAATTTTCGCGACTTCAGAAAATAGCGACCAAATTTTCCGCCAAGCCGAACACCTCCGCACCCTCATTGTTCAAGACTACCTGTTCACCTCGATTTATGACTTATTAATCGCCGAACCAAATACAGCTCAAATTCTTGACTGGAAAACCTATCCCCGCCCTCAAAAATCAAAACGGATAGCCGAAAGTTGGCAAACTCGCCTTTATTTATATGTCTTAGTTGAAACCAGCGACTATTCCCCAGAACAAGTATCCATGACATACTGGTTCGTGCAATTGCGAGGAGAAGAACCGCCGCAAAAACTAACTTTTTCCTACAGCCAAGCAGAGCACGATCGCACCAAACAAGATTTAACCAGCCTCTTACACAAGCTCAGCAACTGGCGCCATTGCTACAGCGAAGGCGGCGATTTTTTGCCCCAAGTAGACATTAGCGCCAATCTTTGCGATTCCTGTCAATTCGCCACTCGCTGCAACCGCACCCTAGAAACCACAGCTTACTCGCCAAATTTTCCCCCACAAACTCCTGCAAATTGGCTGCCCAATCTTGCTATAATCGACGAAATATCTATTTAA
- a CDS encoding pentapeptide repeat-containing protein — protein sequence MKLRQLAAFLLALTIFILPRAAQAQSKYYAPPLSFSNAELTRRDFSGQILRSAEFSNANMDLTNFSKADLRGAIMSASVMTQANLHGANLTNAMIDQVKFTNADLSDAILVETILLRSTFDGVNITGADFTDSIMDGAQIKELCGKASGVNSQTGVDTRDSLGCR from the coding sequence ATGAAACTCCGCCAACTAGCAGCATTCCTCTTAGCGCTAACCATCTTCATCCTGCCGCGCGCAGCCCAAGCTCAATCTAAATATTACGCTCCGCCGCTCTCCTTCAGCAACGCCGAACTGACAAGACGCGATTTTTCCGGTCAAATCCTGCGATCGGCTGAATTTTCTAACGCTAATATGGACTTAACTAATTTTTCTAAGGCCGATTTGCGCGGAGCAATTATGAGCGCTTCGGTAATGACTCAGGCAAATTTACACGGCGCCAATTTAACTAATGCTATGATCGATCAAGTTAAATTTACTAATGCCGATTTAAGCGATGCCATTTTAGTAGAAACAATTTTGCTGCGTTCTACCTTTGACGGAGTTAATATCACAGGCGCTGATTTTACTGACTCAATCATGGACGGCGCACAAATTAAAGAATTGTGCGGCAAAGCCAGCGGGGTTAATTCTCAAACAGGGGTTGATACTCGCGATTCCTTGGGATGTCGCTGA
- a CDS encoding phage holin family protein: MLNFFLTWIVAAVSLVITANIVPDIAVTSFPAAMLAAVVIGFVNAVVRPIITLLTLPLSILTLGLFLFVVNAISLSLASWLAGAFNIGFAVNGFWPALFGSIVLSFVSGLIGRFVNAGSVE; this comes from the coding sequence ATGCTAAATTTTTTCTTAACTTGGATAGTAGCCGCAGTTTCGCTGGTAATTACCGCTAACATCGTACCAGATATTGCGGTGACGAGCTTTCCGGCGGCGATGCTGGCTGCTGTAGTTATCGGATTTGTGAATGCGGTTGTCAGGCCAATTATTACATTGCTGACTCTGCCTTTGAGTATTCTTACTTTAGGTTTGTTTTTGTTTGTGGTGAATGCGATTTCGCTTTCCTTGGCTTCGTGGTTGGCGGGTGCATTCAATATCGGCTTTGCGGTTAACGGTTTTTGGCCTGCTTTGTTCGGTTCGATTGTGTTGTCGTTTGTTTCTGGGCTGATTGGCCGATTTGTGAATGCCGGCAGTGTTGAGTAG
- a CDS encoding cobalamin biosynthesis protein, whose protein sequence is MSDGFTLNMVDTPSGWSRGRGDWVGVAAAMKRGETVEVIQEVGSTLWRNSLPKKHCLCWDGENLSTIKGRIWISFTQRRFAPESVLPKVQWHPRVLWIGIGCQAGTSRELIESAIQSVCRSYHLAEGAIAGIATIDSKAGEVGLLELCQARNWPLKTFPADILSSVEVPNPSGIAAKTVGTPSVAEAAAVCAIAQIVTAHQQQKTQISINHLRFSPLMGASHPLLVPKTIIRSDKKLGCVTVAVAVCPIDNLG, encoded by the coding sequence ATGAGCGATGGATTTACGTTAAATATGGTAGATACTCCCAGCGGGTGGAGTCGCGGGAGGGGCGACTGGGTGGGAGTGGCGGCCGCGATGAAGAGAGGGGAAACTGTAGAAGTAATTCAAGAAGTTGGTTCTACTTTGTGGCGAAATAGTCTGCCCAAAAAACATTGTTTGTGTTGGGATGGGGAAAATCTGTCAACTATTAAAGGGCGAATTTGGATTAGTTTTACTCAGAGAAGATTTGCGCCGGAATCTGTTTTGCCAAAGGTTCAGTGGCATCCGAGAGTGTTGTGGATTGGGATTGGTTGTCAAGCTGGAACTTCGCGAGAATTAATCGAATCTGCGATTCAAAGTGTCTGTCGCAGTTATCATTTAGCTGAAGGTGCGATCGCAGGTATTGCTACAATAGACTCTAAAGCAGGTGAAGTCGGCTTGCTGGAACTTTGTCAAGCCCGAAACTGGCCGTTAAAAACCTTTCCTGCTGATATCTTAAGTTCCGTCGAAGTCCCCAATCCTTCAGGTATTGCAGCAAAAACAGTCGGTACGCCCAGCGTAGCAGAAGCAGCGGCAGTTTGCGCGATCGCCCAAATTGTCACCGCCCATCAACAGCAAAAAACGCAGATATCCATCAATCATCTGCGTTTCTCTCCGTTGATGGGCGCTTCGCATCCGCTGTTAGTTCCGAAAACAATAATTCGCTCGGACAAAAAACTCGGCTGTGTTACAGTAGCGGTTGCAGTTTGCCCGATCGACAATCTAGGATAA
- a CDS encoding GNAT family N-acetyltransferase: protein MDKILEYSIRSLTQEDEPFLWQMLYVAAHMAEEGESTVEAVVNHPLIAKYVKHWGRTGDMGFVATLNSSQPIGAAWLRLLTGDDKGFGWIDDSIPELAIAVLPEYTNQGVGTQLLAHVLSAAKASYPSVSLSVRSSNPALHLYKRAGFKVMEGSETINRTEGRSLSMKIDFD, encoded by the coding sequence ATGGACAAAATCTTAGAGTATTCTATTCGATCGCTAACGCAGGAAGACGAGCCTTTTTTGTGGCAAATGCTCTACGTCGCGGCGCACATGGCAGAAGAAGGCGAATCAACAGTGGAAGCTGTTGTAAATCATCCTTTAATTGCGAAATATGTCAAGCATTGGGGACGTACAGGCGATATGGGCTTTGTAGCCACATTGAATAGCAGCCAGCCGATAGGAGCCGCGTGGCTGCGTTTGTTGACAGGGGATGACAAGGGATTTGGCTGGATTGATGATAGTATCCCAGAATTGGCAATTGCGGTTCTTCCAGAATATACAAATCAGGGTGTAGGAACCCAATTGCTGGCTCATGTATTGTCAGCAGCTAAAGCATCTTATCCATCGGTATCGCTGAGTGTCAGAAGCTCAAATCCGGCCCTGCATTTATACAAGCGAGCGGGATTTAAAGTAATGGAGGGAAGCGAGACTATCAACCGCACAGAGGGGAGATCATTGAGCATGAAAATAGATTTTGATTGA
- a CDS encoding TetR/AcrR family transcriptional regulator codes for MRIFNQSPPSETETKKRILQAAQRLFARSGYDGTTTRDLAAAAGVAEGTLFRHFDNKKAILIEVATEGWVEILTDLLTELSEMGSYKAVAQVMRRRMLNIRENSDMMRVCFLEAQFHPDLRDKIQLEVIGKMSVVAEAFFETAMEKGVYRKMNPKIVAQVFLGMFAVAGFSQNTIMEPNASPQEMQEMAEGLAEIFLNGVLVKD; via the coding sequence ATGCGAATTTTTAATCAGTCTCCTCCTTCAGAAACAGAAACTAAGAAACGAATTTTACAAGCAGCTCAGCGGTTATTTGCTCGCAGCGGATATGACGGTACGACTACTCGCGATTTAGCAGCGGCGGCGGGGGTGGCAGAGGGTACGCTATTTCGGCATTTTGATAATAAAAAAGCGATTTTGATTGAGGTGGCGACGGAAGGATGGGTGGAAATACTAACAGATTTGCTGACTGAATTGAGCGAGATGGGTAGTTACAAAGCTGTGGCTCAAGTCATGCGTAGGCGGATGTTGAATATCCGCGAAAATAGCGATATGATGCGGGTTTGTTTTTTGGAGGCGCAGTTTCATCCCGATTTGAGGGATAAAATTCAGTTAGAAGTCATCGGAAAAATGAGCGTTGTGGCTGAGGCTTTTTTTGAAACGGCAATGGAAAAAGGAGTTTATCGGAAGATGAATCCAAAGATTGTCGCTCAGGTATTTTTGGGAATGTTTGCTGTCGCCGGTTTCAGTCAGAATACAATTATGGAACCCAATGCTTCTCCGCAGGAAATGCAGGAAATGGCGGAAGGATTGGCAGAGATTTTTCTAAATGGAGTTTTAGTTAAGGATTAG
- a CDS encoding pitrilysin family protein produces the protein MIPLFQKPRVAKLSHRESPKRKTRFIASLLAAVLLWWGISPEIALARENPASGSQLVSVQPSLDRVIKQVTEFKLDNGMTFVVLERPRSPVASFLIHADVGGANEPDGQTGVAHYLEHLAFKGTPKIGTTDYKAEKPLLEKQDQLFEQMQAAKASSKTEEVAKFKAEFDKVETDALQFVKRNEFGKIVEQAGGVGLNAATSIDSTMYFYSLPANKLELWMSLESERFLEPVFREFYKEKQVILEERRLRTENSAIGQMVEVFADKAFSVHPYRRPVIGYTEDIKNLTRSQVQTFFDSHYIPSKLTVAVVGDVKAAEVKRLAQIYFGRYKAKPAPPELQIVEPPQTQTKEVTLKLKTQPWYLEGYHRPAMNHPDNAVYEIIGSLLSSGRTSRLYKSLVEQQQLALAAQGFSGYPGEKYPNLMLFYAQTAPGKTVDEVAVALSKEIDRLKTDPVSALELERVKTQARAGLLRSLNSNMGMAFSLLDYQVKTGSWKNLFKQLDAIAAVAPADIQRVAKATFRPENRTIGKLLSL, from the coding sequence ATGATCCCGCTGTTCCAAAAACCTCGCGTGGCGAAGCTATCCCATAGGGAATCGCCCAAACGTAAAACTCGATTCATCGCCTCCCTACTCGCGGCTGTGCTGCTGTGGTGGGGGATTTCACCCGAAATCGCCCTCGCCCGCGAGAACCCCGCTAGCGGCTCCCAATTAGTGTCTGTGCAACCGTCGCTCGATCGCGTAATCAAGCAAGTCACGGAATTTAAGCTCGACAATGGCATGACTTTCGTGGTGCTCGAAAGGCCCAGATCCCCGGTAGCATCGTTTCTAATTCACGCCGACGTGGGAGGGGCTAACGAACCCGACGGCCAAACCGGAGTCGCCCACTACCTGGAACATTTAGCATTTAAAGGTACGCCAAAAATCGGCACTACTGACTACAAAGCCGAAAAACCGCTGCTAGAAAAACAAGATCAACTCTTCGAGCAAATGCAAGCAGCGAAGGCTAGTAGCAAAACTGAAGAAGTCGCCAAATTCAAGGCAGAATTTGACAAGGTTGAAACAGATGCTTTGCAATTTGTCAAGCGCAATGAATTCGGCAAAATCGTCGAACAAGCAGGCGGAGTTGGACTAAATGCCGCTACTTCTATCGACTCGACTATGTATTTTTATAGTCTCCCCGCTAACAAATTAGAACTGTGGATGTCGCTGGAATCTGAGCGTTTTCTAGAGCCTGTGTTTCGGGAATTTTATAAGGAAAAACAGGTAATTCTAGAAGAACGGAGGCTGCGAACTGAAAATTCGGCGATCGGGCAAATGGTCGAAGTTTTTGCTGACAAAGCTTTCTCTGTTCATCCTTACCGTCGCCCGGTAATTGGCTACACTGAAGATATTAAGAACCTCACCCGTAGCCAAGTGCAGACTTTTTTCGATAGTCACTACATCCCCAGCAAACTGACTGTGGCCGTTGTAGGAGACGTGAAAGCTGCCGAGGTGAAGCGTCTCGCTCAAATTTATTTCGGCCGCTACAAGGCGAAACCAGCGCCTCCTGAATTGCAGATTGTGGAGCCTCCCCAAACGCAAACAAAGGAAGTCACGCTGAAGTTAAAAACTCAACCTTGGTATTTGGAAGGATACCACAGGCCGGCGATGAATCATCCCGACAATGCGGTTTATGAAATCATTGGTTCTTTGCTCAGCAGCGGCCGCACTTCTCGGCTTTACAAATCCTTGGTAGAACAACAGCAATTGGCGCTAGCTGCTCAAGGTTTTAGCGGTTATCCGGGGGAAAAGTACCCGAATTTGATGCTGTTTTACGCTCAAACTGCTCCTGGCAAAACGGTTGATGAGGTGGCGGTGGCTTTGAGCAAGGAAATCGATCGCCTAAAAACTGATCCGGTGTCTGCTTTGGAGCTGGAGCGGGTGAAAACTCAGGCGAGAGCGGGTTTGTTGCGATCGCTCAATTCTAATATGGGTATGGCTTTTTCGCTGCTGGACTATCAAGTGAAAACTGGTTCGTGGAAAAATTTGTTTAAGCAATTGGATGCGATCGCGGCTGTTGCTCCTGCTGACATTCAACGTGTCGCTAAGGCAACTTTCCGCCCGGAAAATCGCACGATTGGTAAGCTTTTGTCGCTTTAA
- a CDS encoding pitrilysin family protein — MKRTKLRLKKVKLFLLAFCFFTVSLGTFNLLPSLAAGPKHYDELKFPPVPEIKLPKYTRFELKNGIRVYLMEDKELPLVGGTALFRTGDRFEPADKIGLGGLTGEVMRTGGTSRHTADELNQLLEQRAASVETGIDITSGSANFSALAEDVEPVFDLFSEVIREPSFAKEKLDLAKNQEQGGIARRNDDPNDITGREFQKLIYGDRSPYARTAEYKTIANISRDDLVGFYQKYFHPKNMILGISGDFDTAKMRSLVEQKFGNWEPTKSAEVPPLPTVSPATQGGIFLVNQPQLSQSYVQMGHLGGMLNSPDYGALDVMNGVLNGFGGRLFNNVRSRQGLAYTVYAAWSPRFDYPGTFVAGGQTRSDATVPFIKAIRAEIDRIRTEPITAEELAFAKDSTVNSFIFKFENPNQTLSRLMRYEYYGYPEDFIFRYRRSVEAATIADVQRVAKTYLKPENLVTLVVGNTDGIQPPLSSLGTSVKVQSVDITIPSAT, encoded by the coding sequence ATGAAAAGGACTAAATTGAGACTGAAAAAAGTAAAGTTATTTCTGCTGGCATTTTGCTTTTTTACTGTTTCACTTGGCACATTTAATTTATTACCTTCCCTAGCGGCTGGGCCGAAGCATTACGATGAATTAAAATTCCCGCCGGTGCCAGAAATCAAACTGCCTAAATACACTCGCTTCGAGCTAAAAAATGGCATCCGCGTGTATCTGATGGAAGATAAAGAACTACCGCTAGTGGGGGGAACGGCGCTATTTCGCACGGGCGATCGTTTTGAACCTGCTGACAAAATCGGATTAGGAGGTTTGACTGGAGAAGTGATGCGAACTGGTGGCACGAGCCGGCATACGGCTGATGAATTAAATCAGTTGCTAGAACAGCGAGCAGCTTCGGTAGAAACGGGGATTGATATTACTTCTGGTAGCGCTAATTTTAGTGCTTTAGCTGAAGATGTAGAACCTGTTTTTGATTTGTTTTCGGAAGTGATTCGCGAGCCAAGTTTTGCTAAGGAAAAGTTGGATTTAGCTAAGAATCAAGAGCAAGGTGGCATCGCTCGCCGCAATGACGATCCTAACGATATTACGGGCCGGGAGTTTCAAAAGTTAATTTATGGCGATCGCAGTCCCTACGCGCGCACAGCAGAATACAAGACTATCGCCAATATTTCCCGGGACGATTTGGTGGGTTTCTACCAGAAGTATTTCCACCCCAAGAATATGATTTTGGGTATTTCTGGCGACTTTGATACTGCTAAAATGCGATCGCTCGTGGAGCAAAAATTCGGCAATTGGGAACCGACTAAAAGTGCAGAAGTGCCACCCTTACCAACGGTATCGCCCGCCACTCAAGGCGGCATATTTTTGGTGAATCAGCCGCAATTGAGTCAAAGTTACGTGCAGATGGGGCATTTGGGCGGGATGTTGAACAGCCCAGATTACGGTGCTCTTGACGTAATGAACGGGGTTTTGAACGGTTTTGGCGGGCGTTTGTTCAATAATGTGCGATCGCGCCAAGGCTTAGCCTACACGGTTTACGCGGCTTGGAGTCCGAGATTTGACTATCCTGGGACGTTTGTAGCTGGGGGTCAAACGCGATCGGACGCGACAGTACCGTTTATCAAGGCAATTCGCGCTGAGATCGATCGAATCCGCACCGAACCAATTACCGCCGAAGAATTAGCTTTTGCTAAAGATTCTACCGTCAATTCTTTCATCTTCAAATTTGAAAATCCGAATCAAACTTTGTCGCGATTAATGCGCTACGAATACTACGGTTATCCCGAAGATTTCATTTTTCGCTACCGCCGCAGCGTCGAAGCAGCGACAATTGCTGACGTGCAGCGCGTAGCTAAGACTTACTTGAAACCTGAGAATTTGGTAACGTTAGTAGTAGGAAATACTGATGGAATTCAACCGCCATTATCGAGTTTAGGAACTTCGGTAAAAGTGCAATCTGTTGATATCACAATTCCCTCGGCGACTTAA
- a CDS encoding SAM-dependent methyltransferase gives MNINTPEQFELVLCSSIESQEFVRLTLGKYRGEEDGLTKIIVRIVQFKSSIKLSFTYSYKTKEIVKNHPIEEGVDLIKTLIGSEFMSIRLFSIKQDVQLEYGRDKNPKLHFIKPTFANPVDTTPQEHDHRKKRYIESENNVYLRALGITNNQGNVVKTMEDKFRQINKFVEIIHGLLESSGLAAKSHISVVDMGSGKGYLTFAIYDFLNNILDKEASVVGIESRIHLVDFCNSVAQSVNFERLHFEQGNISNYSAEKSDITIALHACDTATDDAIYKGIQSDSSLIILAPCCHKQVRKQIHPNIVLKDLLKSGILLERQSEIVTDGLRALLLELSGYKTKVFEFIAAEHTSKNIMIVGIKSNHSINNEQIVEQIKEIKKLYGINFHYLETLLFPDLFLYPNLATIINPELVNDCPIT, from the coding sequence ATGAATATCAACACGCCAGAGCAATTCGAGTTAGTTTTATGTTCTAGTATAGAAAGTCAAGAATTTGTCAGATTAACTTTAGGAAAATATAGAGGAGAAGAAGACGGTTTAACTAAAATTATTGTGAGAATCGTACAATTTAAATCAAGCATAAAACTTTCTTTTACCTATAGCTACAAAACCAAAGAAATAGTAAAAAACCACCCAATCGAAGAGGGAGTAGACTTAATCAAAACCCTTATTGGCAGTGAATTCATGAGTATTAGATTATTCTCAATCAAGCAAGATGTTCAACTTGAATATGGCAGAGATAAAAATCCTAAACTTCATTTTATTAAACCCACTTTTGCCAATCCTGTTGATACGACTCCCCAGGAACACGATCACAGGAAGAAACGGTATATTGAATCCGAAAATAATGTATATCTCAGAGCATTAGGCATTACCAATAATCAAGGTAATGTCGTAAAAACGATGGAAGATAAGTTCAGACAGATAAATAAATTTGTTGAAATCATACATGGCTTACTTGAATCATCAGGATTGGCAGCGAAGAGTCATATCTCTGTAGTTGATATGGGTTCAGGTAAGGGATACTTAACCTTCGCAATATATGATTTTTTGAACAATATTTTAGACAAAGAAGCATCAGTTGTCGGTATAGAAAGCAGAATACATTTAGTAGATTTTTGTAACTCTGTTGCCCAATCAGTTAATTTTGAAAGGTTACATTTCGAGCAAGGAAATATTAGTAACTATAGCGCAGAAAAATCTGACATAACCATCGCACTTCATGCGTGCGATACTGCAACAGATGATGCGATTTATAAAGGGATACAGTCTGATTCTTCTTTGATCATCCTAGCACCATGCTGCCACAAGCAAGTTAGGAAACAGATTCATCCGAATATAGTTTTGAAGGATCTCCTAAAGTCTGGTATTTTGCTAGAGAGGCAATCGGAAATAGTGACTGATGGATTAAGGGCACTTTTACTTGAGTTATCTGGCTATAAGACTAAGGTTTTTGAGTTTATAGCTGCTGAACATACGAGTAAAAATATAATGATTGTGGGAATCAAAAGCAATCATAGTATTAATAACGAGCAGATTGTTGAACAAATCAAAGAAATCAAAAAACTTTATGGAATTAACTTTCACTATTTAGAAACTTTACTATTTCCCGACCTCTTTCTTTACCCTAATTTAGCTACTATAATTAATCCTGAGTTGGTAAACGATTGCCCTATAACTTAG
- a CDS encoding KilA-N domain-containing protein: MQNIEHQVGELVVTQRKIDGYISANKLTKAYQKQTGKYRNPNQWFDKDRINEFLELLSSKTGLEVYELVQKKGEGKNCETWIHPKLAVSFATWLSPEFEMMVSEWVELWLFAGQAPATQEPVALHPYQRVWYERLRLFEQNTTLPKGQWCIFEEIGKLMRKLEAKNILLYDRSTIDISVGRAWCTWLRQNKFDTDFEQYTHHYPDRRGEQLANVYPYDLLGKFHQWLEDTYIPDKFPEYVRQFVNPEECKLISEALGCEIKPVNKRLKSNNDSRNNE, translated from the coding sequence ATGCAAAACATTGAACATCAAGTTGGTGAATTAGTCGTCACTCAGCGTAAAATAGATGGCTATATTAGTGCGAATAAATTAACAAAAGCATACCAGAAGCAAACAGGTAAATATCGAAACCCTAACCAGTGGTTTGATAAGGATAGAATTAATGAATTTTTAGAGCTTTTATCTTCTAAAACAGGACTTGAAGTTTATGAACTCGTCCAAAAAAAAGGAGAGGGTAAAAACTGCGAAACCTGGATTCATCCTAAGCTGGCTGTTTCCTTTGCCACGTGGCTATCTCCCGAATTTGAAATGATGGTGTCTGAATGGGTAGAACTATGGCTTTTTGCAGGTCAAGCGCCGGCAACTCAAGAGCCTGTTGCTTTACATCCTTATCAGCGCGTTTGGTACGAACGCTTAAGGCTGTTTGAGCAAAATACAACGCTACCTAAAGGTCAATGGTGTATTTTTGAGGAAATCGGTAAATTAATGAGGAAATTAGAAGCGAAAAACATACTCTTATATGATAGATCAACTATTGATATTTCAGTAGGGAGAGCCTGGTGTACATGGTTGAGACAAAACAAATTTGACACCGACTTCGAGCAATATACCCACCATTATCCCGATCGAAGGGGTGAACAATTAGCTAATGTTTATCCTTATGATTTACTGGGAAAATTTCATCAATGGCTAGAAGACACTTACATACCTGACAAATTTCCTGAATATGTCAGACAATTTGTAAATCCCGAAGAGTGCAAGTTAATTTCAGAAGCTCTTGGCTGTGAAATTAAACCCGTCAACAAAAGGCTGAAAAGCAATAATGATTCTAGGAATAATGAGTGA
- a CDS encoding Uma2 family endonuclease — protein sequence MVLQIPSSSKALTITWEPLPADFVLPDDPVENIQQPPLAAGLTDALGAAGCIEQNALIASNFGLVATINNKTVVKAPDWLYVPQVHRVAEGTIRRSYTPNLEGAPVSVVMEFLSNEDYGELSVRSTPPYGKLYFYEHILQVPTYVTYDPYEPKLEVRYLQNGAYETQAADASGRVRIPELDLWLGIWPGERLGQTINWLRWWDSQGNLLLWSSEEAQQERLRAEQERDRADLLAAKLRELGVDPDLLA from the coding sequence TACCAGCCGACTTTGTATTACCGGACGATCCTGTGGAAAATATTCAACAACCGCCCCTTGCAGCCGGCCTTACCGATGCTTTGGGGGCAGCCGGATGTATCGAACAAAATGCCCTAATTGCTTCTAATTTTGGATTGGTAGCAACTATCAATAACAAGACTGTAGTCAAAGCGCCGGATTGGCTTTACGTGCCGCAAGTGCATCGAGTCGCAGAGGGCACGATTCGCCGCAGCTACACGCCGAATCTGGAGGGTGCGCCGGTATCGGTGGTGATGGAGTTTTTGTCTAATGAAGATTATGGCGAATTGTCTGTGCGATCGACTCCTCCCTACGGCAAGCTCTACTTCTACGAACACATTCTGCAAGTGCCCACCTATGTGACTTACGACCCCTACGAGCCCAAGCTGGAAGTGCGGTATCTGCAAAATGGAGCCTATGAAACGCAGGCTGCTGATGCGTCAGGACGGGTGCGGATTCCAGAGTTGGATTTGTGGCTGGGGATTTGGCCGGGGGAACGGCTGGGGCAAACTATTAACTGGCTGCGCTGGTGGGATTCGCAGGGAAATTTGCTGCTGTGGAGCTCGGAAGAGGCCCAACAGGAACGCCTGCGGGCGGAACAGGAACGCGATCGGGCGGATTTATTGGCGGCAAAGTTGCGGGAGTTGGGTGTCGATCCCGATTTGTTGGCTTGA